DNA from Rhodopirellula bahusiensis:
TCCCCTCGGAATGGCGATTGGCATCTACGATTGGACCATCGCCCTGGACCACTCCACCGGCAAAGCCACGCTGATTTGCAATGGTCTGAATGATTCGCTCGACGCCGACCCTGAACGGGCCCGCGTGCGTGGCGAATCAATACTCCAGCGTTTGCGATCATCCACACCTCCTCCCATTTCCGGCTCAGCGTCAAAGACTCCGACATCAGAACCAACCGGTTTTGAAACCGGGGAAGCTGGAGTCCGAAGCAACTTTGACTCGGTACGCTACGTCGCCGCGGTCGCTGAAATCATCGATCGCATCGGCGCCGGAGACTCGTTCCAGGTCAATCTTGCTCAGACGCTCACGCACGAAGCGAACGACAGTGCAGAAGGCCTCTACCGAAGACTGCGACAATCCAATCCGGCACCTTACGCGGCATTCTTTGATCTCGGCAGTGAGCAGATCCTGAGTTCTTCTCCCGAAGGCTTCCTGCAAATTCGTGATCGCCACGTCGTCACCCGTCCGATCAAAGGAACCGTGCCGCGAACTGGTGACGAGATCGAGGACGAGCGATTGGCTCAAGTCCTTGGCGGCAGCGTGAAGGACCGCGCCGAGAACATCATGATCGTGGACCTGATGCGAAACGATCTTTCCATCGCCTGCACCGACGACAGCGTTCGAGTCACCGGGCTTTGTGAGATCGAACGTTACCAGAGCGTTCAACATCTCGTGTCGACCGTCGAAGGGGAACTGCGAGACAACGCCACCATCAGCGAACTGCTCGCAGCATGTTTCCCCGGCGGTAGCATCACCGGGGCGCCAAAGATCGAGGCGATGAAAACGATCGCTCGCCTCGAGGGCCAACCTCGGGAAGCCTACTGCGGATCCATGGGCTACGTGAGCGTTTCGGGCAACGCGGACTTCAACATTTTGATCCGGACTGTGACCCAGCGAGACGGCCAATGGCACTTTGCCGTCGGCGGTGGAATCACCGCTCGCAGCGAACCGCAAAGCGAACTGGAAGAGACCTGGACCAAAGCGGCCGGGTTGCTGCGAGCCATCCGCCCCGAATCAACCTAGCTCGACCAACTGTCGCCGATTGGCTCCGCCCAATCGAAGAACCCGAACAACCAACCGCCATACACCCGACCGCTGCTTGCGGATTCGTCTTCTTGCCGCCCCAGCCTCCGCCCACGTGGCCCAACGAACATCCTCAAAGACTCGTCGAATCCACCCACCATTCAGACAACAAAGTCATTCAATTCCGCCGCCAATTTCTCGCGGAAGATCTTGCTGTTGTGCCGAATGTCGACCGGCAGCGGTTGATCTCGAATGACAAAACGATCGATCCGCTGTGTCAGCGGGTTGCGAGACGCACGGTCGCGAAGCCTTGCCTCCAGCTCTTTCGCTCGAGTGGGATCCGTCCCGACCGATAAATCAACCGGCTGGACGACCAACACGGGAGTCTGCTCCCCCGGCTTCCCCACACCGACCAA
Protein-coding regions in this window:
- a CDS encoding anthranilate synthase component I family protein — its product is MPETASNHSSTNDKPETSLWTHPLGQVADLDVLFKQLAGLEHRLWLDSVSDHEHDRGRYSFLTADPVGWLHATLLDPDPWPQFHEWCSRLPLFSNDAELPPFCGGLAGLVPYEAAWWLEPSVRMPETSFGDHPPLGMAIGIYDWTIALDHSTGKATLICNGLNDSLDADPERARVRGESILQRLRSSTPPPISGSASKTPTSEPTGFETGEAGVRSNFDSVRYVAAVAEIIDRIGAGDSFQVNLAQTLTHEANDSAEGLYRRLRQSNPAPYAAFFDLGSEQILSSSPEGFLQIRDRHVVTRPIKGTVPRTGDEIEDERLAQVLGGSVKDRAENIMIVDLMRNDLSIACTDDSVRVTGLCEIERYQSVQHLVSTVEGELRDNATISELLAACFPGGSITGAPKIEAMKTIARLEGQPREAYCGSMGYVSVSGNADFNILIRTVTQRDGQWHFAVGGGITARSEPQSELEETWTKAAGLLRAIRPEST